In Desulfobacter hydrogenophilus, the genomic stretch ATTGTTTGGGAATCATGTTTCCATGCCTGATGAGAAAAAAGGCCGGGAAAGTGCTGAAGGAGCAAAGAAAAAGGATTATGTAGAGAAACGATTGGAACAAGAGCGACAAAAAAGACTTTTTCTGCATTTTATATCGGTGTTACAACGAGAAGGGCGATTGTTGGATTTTTTTGCGGAAGAACTGTCTGTGTATGATGATGAGCAGATTGGCGCTGCCGTTAGAAGCATACAGGAAGACTGCAAGAAGAGTGTCGATAAGTATCTGTCTTTGGTGCCGGTGATTGATAAAGAAGAAGGGGATGTGGTTGAAGTTGAATCGGGTTTTGATCCCAATGCCATCACATTAACGGGGAATGTTTCAGGTGAACCACCTTTTACAGGGGTGTTGAGGCATCGGGGATGGAAAGCTGCAAAAAATGAGGTACCCAAACTGTCAGATGTACAGGATGCCTCCATTGTTGCGCCGGCAGAAGTTGAAGTTGAATAGACAATTTTTATTTATTTGTAGGAGTGTGCCGTGAAAGAGGGCCGATATATCGTTGGAATAGATCTTGGGACAACAAATTGCGTGGTGGCCTACTCAGATATGCAGGCTGAAAGAGCCCCCAGGGAAATGGCAAAAATAAACCTTTTCAGAGTGCCGCAACTCACAGGTCCCGGGGTGGTTGAATTAAGAGATTCTCTTCCCTCGTTTCTTTATGTCAAGGAAGGGCATGAAGACGCTTCAAACTCCTTAGAATTGCCATGGCAACAAGAAGACACGGTTACTGTCGCAGGTGAATTTGCAAGAGAAAGAGGGGCCGACGTTCCCCATAAACTCATTTCTTCGGCAAAGTCATGGTTGTGTAATGCGGCGGTGGATCGAGAAACCCCCATTTTGCCCTGGAACACCACAAAAGATATCGAGAAATTGTCTCCGGTCCAGGCTTCATGTGCGCTGCTCAGGCATATAAAAAATGCCTGGAATCATGAAATGGCGGCTGATGATCCAGATCTTTGCCTTGAAAACCAAGCCATCTACCTGACGGTTCCGGCTTCGTTTGATGCGGTGGCCAGAGAATTGACGGTAAAGTCTGCGAAAATGGCCGGTTTGAAAGATATTGTCCTCATTGAAGAGCCGCAATCCGCCTTTTATGCCTGGATTGATAAAGCAGGTGATGACTGGAGAGATCAGGTGGAAAAAGGCGATCTTGTCCTGGTCTGTGATATCGGCGGCGGTACCAGCGATTTCAGTCTTATTGAGGTGAACGAGGGGGCGGATGGCCTTTTAAATCTTGAACGCGTGGCTGTGGGAAATCATCTTCTTGTTGGGGGCGATAACCTGGATTTGACGCTCTCATACTTTCTTGCAGCCAAACTTCGAGAAAAAAAACAGAAGCTGGATGACTGGCAGATGAGAGGACTTGTTCACGCCTGCAGAAAAGCAAAAGAAAACTTGTTTTCATCTGAAGGTCCCGATGAGTATCCCGTAACTGTTTTGGGAAGAGGGTCCAGCCTGATTAAAGGAACGATTAAACTGAGTTTGAAACTGGCGGATGTACAGCAGGTCGTGTTGGATGGGTTTTTTCCGGCATGCAGCTTGGATGACAAACCCGCGGGAAGCAGTACAACAGGCATGAAAGAGTTTGGTCTTTCCTATGAGTCCGATCCTGCCATCACGCGGCATTTGGCTCAATTTATATCTTCTCATACAGATGACCAAGGAAATCCAAGACTGCCCACTGCCGTTGTCTTTAACGGCGGCGTCATGAAGTCCCCTTTGATCAGAGAACGGGTTCTGGATGTACTAAAGCAGTGGCACAGTGCAGCCGGAAGTGGGGAAATACGGCAGATCAATGCCGTTGATTTTGATCTTTCCGTGGCCTGGGGCGCTTCGTACTATGGTCAAGCTGCCCGTGGAGAAGGCATTAAAATACGCGGCGGACTCGGGATGTCCTACTATATGGCCATTGAAGCTGCTATGCCAGCTATTCCAGGGCTTGCCATGCCCACCAGGGCCCTTTGCATTGCCCCCTTTGGTATGGAAGAAGGCAGCCAGGCAGAAAGTAAAGATCGTCTGTTTAATCTGGTGGTGGGTGAAAAAGTCACGTTTGATATCATGAGTTCTCCCAATCGCCCTGACGATCAGCTCGGAGATGTGATAGATAATTGGGAGGATATGGGGATTATAAGCTTAACCTCCATTGAAACCGAGCTGGAAGGAACGGACGAGGGCTTTATACCTGTCACTTTTGAAGTCAAGGTGACCGAAATCGGTACCCTCGAGTTTTGGGCCTGCGCACGGGATGATGATCGCAAATGGCGTTTGGAGCTGAATGTAAGACCCAAGGTGTAACGACCTTTAGGAGATTATTGTGGATTTACAAGATAAACGGTACGTGGTCGGGATTGATCTGGGGACGACCAATTCAGCGGTATCATATGCTGATCTGACGGGCATAGATACAAATAGAGCCGGAGCCGGCATCGGCAATGAAATAAAAGTTTTCAGGGTGCCTCAATTAACCGGGCCGGGTGAGTTTACGCCTGCCCCAGTGCTGCCCTCGTTTTTATATATTCCGGGTGATTACGATGTTTCCAAAGATGCGCTGAAACATCCATGGAAAAAGGAAAATGATCTGTTTGCCGGTGTCTTTGCAAGGGAGCATGGTTCACAAATTCCATCCCGGCTGGTTTCATCCGCAAAAAGCTGGCTGTGTCATTCCCGGGCCGACCGGGAAGCACCGATTCTGCCATGGGGATCCCAGAATGTGGATAAAATATCTCCGGTCAAGGCGACCAGTGAATATTTGAGACATATTCGAAAAGCTTGGAATCATTGGGTTAAAGATGAGGATTTGTTTCTTGAAAATCAATTTACAGTTATCACGGTTCCTGCGTCATTTGATGAAGCCGCACGTGAATATACGCTAAAGGCAGCCAGAGATGCCGGGTTCAGTAAAAATATCACGCTGCTGGAAGAGCCGCTTGCCGCGTTTTATGCATGGGTGACACGCCATGAGCATGACTGGCAGTCCCATGTCAAAGCAGATGATTTGATCCTTGTTTGCGATGTGGGCGGGGGTACAACCGACTTCACCTTGATCTCATTGAAAGAGGCACAAGGCAGTCCGCGGTTTGAGCGGGTGGCTGTCGGGGATCACCTTATCCTTGGCGGAGATAATATTGACCTGACTCTGGCCCGCTATGTCGCATCAAAATTTAAGCAAAAAGCAAACCTTACGGCGGATCAATGGAAAACACTGAGTTATAAATGCCGGGCCGCAAAAGAAACGCTTCTTTTGGACAGCGATAAAAAGGGTGATGAAACCCGGGTTAGAATTGTATTAAGAGGAGAGGGACGTTCTCTTATCGCAAATACACTGTCAGCGGATCTGGAAAAAGATGAGCTGGAAGATATCTTGTGCAAAGGCTTTTTTCCAGAGGTTGAGCCCAGCCTTGCCAATCCTAAAAAAGCGGGAAAGGCAATGGCTGAATTTGGGCTGCCATATGAGCAGGAGCCTGCAATAACCCGTCATATCGGATGGTTTTTAGAGCGCCATCGTGAAAGTGTTAAAGCTCTTCTGGGTAAAGATCCCATACCTGATCATATTTTGTTTAATGGCGGCTCATTGAAACCGTCTGTGTTTCAAAGCAAAATCAGGTCCGCTATCGGAAAATGGTTTTCCTGTGAGGATCAGTCGTTACCGAAATTGCTGGATAATAATGATCCGGACCTTTCTGTTGCCTTGGGAGCCTCTTACTATGGTCTTGTCAAACAAGGCATCGGTGTGCGTGTGGGCAGCGGCAGTCCCAGAAGTTATTATATCGGCATTGCTTCGGATAAATTTCAGGATAAACATCGCTCTCAAAGTGGAAGCTATGACGCAACGTGTGAAAACGTATTGTGCGTTGTGGAGCGTGGCCTGGATGAAGGATCGTTGATCCAGCTGCCACAGATGGAATTTGAGGTCGTAACCAACCAGCCGGTTCTTTTTTCAATGTTCAGCTCCAGTTTTAGATCTGGTGATAAAAGTGGGGACATTCTGCAGGTCGATGATTCCCTGACACCGCTGCCGCCGCTGAAAACCATCATTAAATTTGGGAAAAAAGGGGAATCAAAACGGATTCCGGTTAAAGTTGAGGTAGAATATACCGAAATGGGAACACTTGCGATGTGGTGCCGTTCAAACGTGTCGTCCCATCGTTGGAAGCTTCAGTTTCAATTGCGCGAACCCCAGATCGGAGAAGCCAACGAGAGTGAAGTCTATGATGATGACACTGTAAACAATGTCCGTAAACTGTTGACGGACGCATTTTCCGGATCTGCGGACAGAGCTCAATTGCCTTCCGTTGTAAAAAATATAGAAAAGCTGGTTGAGACAAAGAAAAATAAATGGCCTTTGTCCTTCCTTAGAGCTGTGGCAGATCATTTGATTGCAAATGTCAAATGGCGGGGCAATAGTCCGGAACATGAAATTCGGTGGCTAAACTTGACCGGATTTTGTATGCGACCGGGTTTTGGGGATGCATTTGATGAGGCGCGTATTCCAAAATTGTGGAAAGTTTATTTACAAAGAAGCCTGTTTTCTAAAGCCAAACAAAATGCCGTTGAATGGTGGATATTTTGCCGTCGCATTGCAGGGGGATTAACCGCCGGTCAACAGCGGCAGTTTTTTCAGGATGTTTCCAGCTATTTATTGGCGGATAACGGTGCCGGCAAAAAAGTGCCTAAGCAAGAGATGACAGAGGTGTGGATGGCCGCAGCAAACATGGAGCGATTGTTGATAAAAGACAAAATCGCTTTGTCAAAAAAGCTGATCCCCCAGTTGAAACCGGGTAAAACACCGCATCAAATGTTTTGGGCGCTGTCTAGAATTGGCGCCAGAGAGCTGCTTTATGGGTCTGTGGATCGAGTTGTGCCGGCAAAAGAGGTGGAGCGGTGGACAAAAAGATTGATGAAAATCAATTGGACGCCCAAGGATCAAGTCGCTGCTGCATTGGCCCAGATTCTTAGGAAAACCGGAGATCGAACGCGTGATGTTTCCCCGGAGATTATTCAAATCATGGTGCCGTGGCTTGAACAGATGCAGGCACCTAAAAAGTCCTTGAATATGATTCAGACCGTCATTCCCATTGAGTCAGCTGATGAAGCTTCCATCTTTGGAGAGAGCCTGCCCCAGGGCCTTATACTGAAACACTAACCCAGGCCTGGACTGATACCTTTCTCGATGTTGTTGTGAAAAAAAGGACAACGTGAACAAATTTGCATATTTTATGTCCAGTTATGCCCTTAAGGCATTATCAGGGCTTTCCAGAACCCGGATAAACATTCATCATCAGGAAAAGATTCCAGACGGCTCCATTATTTTCATTGCCAACCATTTCACCCGGATTGAAACGATATTTTTACCGTATCACCTCCACGGCATAACGAAAAAAGCCATATGGTCTTTGGCAGATGCCAGCCTTTTTGCCGGCGGGTTAAAAAGCGTTCTTGATGCCATGGGTGCCATTTCCACCAAAAATCCTAACCGAAATTACCTTATTACGAAAACCCTTTTAGACGGCGAATCATCATGGATCATTTTTCCGGAAGGAAGAATGGTGAAGAATAAAAAGCTTGTCAATGACGGCAGGTTTGAATCTCAGGTTGATAAACTGGTTCACCGGCCCCGTTCCGGGGCTGCAGTGATCGCACTGCAAAGTGAATTTTACCGGGAACGGCTGCGGCGGATGAAAACCATAAATCCCAAAGAGTTTGCACGCCTCATCGACTGGTTTGAAATCAAGGACCCGGAAAAGGTTTTAAGTCAAACAACCTATGTAGTGCCCACAAATATAACCTATTATCCCATGCGGGCAAAAGAGAATCTGCTCTCTTCTCTTGCCCAGAAGCTTATGGAAAATCCCTCCCAGAAGGTCATGGATGAGCTGATGACCGAAGGCAGCATGATTTTATCCGGTGTCCAGGTTGATATTCGGTTTGCCAATCCCATAAAAATGGCTGATTATTTTAATAACTCATTTATTGAAAGTGATCTGACATCAAGACGGAAAATTTTTTTCAGCAGACGTATGTGCTCGGCCCCTATTATAAAAGCAGCCAGCCAGGAGATCCTTCACAAATTCATGGCCGATGTTTATGGCATGACGACCCTGAATTATGATCATATCTTTACCTGTCTGGTTAAGTATATGCCGCCCTCATCCCTTGGCATTGATCCCTATGATTTAAGATGCAGGGCATACCTAGCAATTGCCGGGAAAATGATGGAGACGGGCCGCTGTTTTCACAACGATTTTTATGATAACCAGATTCATCTGTTGACCGACGACAGAAATAAACGGTTTGCTACATTTCTTGACACAGCCCTTGAAACCGGTGTCCTCTATGTAAAAAACAACGGTAAATTATTTAAAAGACAGGACAAATTTGAAGCAGATGTCGGTTTTCAGGGGGTGAGAATGAAGAACCCCCTCTATGTGGTTGCCAATGAAGTCGAGCCGCTTCAGGATATCGTGATGTTTATCAAGGGTATTGCCGAAAAAAGTGCCGTTGAGATAGAGCAGCAGATTCGTCATGGTTTGATGGACAAAGCCTTAAGAGACTATGATCTTGATTACGAAAAAGTTGGAACTCCAAGTGAAACATTTGACAAAGAGGCCGGTAGGCCCATTCTTTTTGAGCCGAGCCAAGGCCGGCCCGGTATTCTTTTGATTCACAATTATCTTGCCTGTCCCAAAGAGATGAAACCCCTGGCTGATTTTCTCAGTGCTCTTGGCTACACTGTATTTGTGCCGCGTCTTAAAGGGCATGGCACCGCACCTGAAGACCTTTCACAGACAAGTTATAAGGACTGGATTGACAGTGTGGAAGAAGGTTATGTTATTTTAAAGCATAGAACGCCGTCTGTTTTTGTCGGTGGGTTTTTTACGGGTGCCGGACTTGCCCTTGAGCTTGCTTCCCGGATACCGGAAATTGACGGTATTTTTGCCGTTTCCCCACCGTTAAATCTCAAAGATGCGGGGTGGCAATCTTCTACTGCTGCTGAATTCTGGCATCGTATGCTGCAAAAAGCCCGTTTTGTTGACAAAAAGCTTGATAAGGGCATGAAAAATACCTGCTCGATATGCTACCATCAAAATCCTGCCAAAGGTATGAAAGCGCTTGAAAAATTGATCAAATACATGGAAGAAAGACTGTCGTTCGTTACCGCGCCCCTTTTATTCCTGCAGTCCGGCAAACAGTTTCATAGCAACACAGCAAATGCTGAAAAATTATTTAAGCTTGTTAGCTCTAACCGGAAAGACTTTTTTTTCTTTAACGTAGACTGTCACAATATTCTTTCAGGCAGAGACTCAACACGGGTATTCAGATCAATTGCCGACTTTTTTGCCTTGGTTGAACAGGAACGCTACCAGTCTATGGGAAAATAATCCTTTAAAAATTTTCCACACCAATGTTTTCCAGTTAAGATGCCGTGGAAAAAAGGGTCGCAGATTCGCGCTGCACCGTCCACAATATCCAACGGAGGCTGAAAATCGTGGCGCTCTTGTTTTAATTGGGCAAGACGTGCCGGATCCTCATCCGTGACCCAGCCGGTATCCACGGCGTTCATGTAAATGCCATATTTTGCAAGATCTTCGGCCGCCGTATGCGTGAGCATGTTTAACGCTGCCTTGGCCATATTGGTATGGGGATGGCGGCTGCCTTTTTTAAAACGCAGAAATTTGCCTTCCATGGCCGAGACATTGACAATATGTTTTTGACCGGTAAAATCTGTTTTCATGATCTGGGCCAGACGGTTGCACAAAACAAAAGGGGCCACATTGTTAACCAGCTGAATTTCGAGCATCTCTGCCGTTTCAATTTCTCCCAGTTTCAGTCGCCAGGAGTTGGTTTTCCGAAGATCCACCTGCTGGAGATCGGCATCCAGAATCTTTTCCGGGAATACCTGGGGCGCATCAATACTGTGGTCATAGGAATAGGGAATCTGGGAGAGCTGGGCAGACTGACGCAACCCGATGCCGGGGGTTGTGCCGTTCCAGGAGACCGGCAACACGTCTTCGCCACCTACATCACGGGGCAGATTTGTTGTCACCTGGGCTACGCAGTCCCGGTAATGGCCTAAAAGCATTGCCGCTTCTGGAGGTAAAGATGAAATATTTTTTTGTTCGGTGTCCATCAGATGGGCATAGAATCCGGGTGGGCGTCGAACGGTCTGGGCCGCATTATTGATCAAAATATCAAGGCGCGAATATGTCTGTTTGACATGATCACAGAACAGCTCCACGCTGGGAATATGACGCAGAT encodes the following:
- a CDS encoding Hsp70 family protein is translated as MKEGRYIVGIDLGTTNCVVAYSDMQAERAPREMAKINLFRVPQLTGPGVVELRDSLPSFLYVKEGHEDASNSLELPWQQEDTVTVAGEFARERGADVPHKLISSAKSWLCNAAVDRETPILPWNTTKDIEKLSPVQASCALLRHIKNAWNHEMAADDPDLCLENQAIYLTVPASFDAVARELTVKSAKMAGLKDIVLIEEPQSAFYAWIDKAGDDWRDQVEKGDLVLVCDIGGGTSDFSLIEVNEGADGLLNLERVAVGNHLLVGGDNLDLTLSYFLAAKLREKKQKLDDWQMRGLVHACRKAKENLFSSEGPDEYPVTVLGRGSSLIKGTIKLSLKLADVQQVVLDGFFPACSLDDKPAGSSTTGMKEFGLSYESDPAITRHLAQFISSHTDDQGNPRLPTAVVFNGGVMKSPLIRERVLDVLKQWHSAAGSGEIRQINAVDFDLSVAWGASYYGQAARGEGIKIRGGLGMSYYMAIEAAMPAIPGLAMPTRALCIAPFGMEEGSQAESKDRLFNLVVGEKVTFDIMSSPNRPDDQLGDVIDNWEDMGIISLTSIETELEGTDEGFIPVTFEVKVTEIGTLEFWACARDDDRKWRLELNVRPKV
- a CDS encoding DUF2760 domain-containing protein, with amino-acid sequence MNATKAYATKSFTVIVLFMLIIGGAVSAGIYFGLKKLALIFAPGSEGIITIPGINETFTIQSLADVTHFLEMATTQYIAYIVIFTILVFLCLGLILWILLKLSVGSLFGNHVSMPDEKKGRESAEGAKKKDYVEKRLEQERQKRLFLHFISVLQREGRLLDFFAEELSVYDDEQIGAAVRSIQEDCKKSVDKYLSLVPVIDKEEGDVVEVESGFDPNAITLTGNVSGEPPFTGVLRHRGWKAAKNEVPKLSDVQDASIVAPAEVEVE
- a CDS encoding serine aminopeptidase domain-containing protein: MNKFAYFMSSYALKALSGLSRTRINIHHQEKIPDGSIIFIANHFTRIETIFLPYHLHGITKKAIWSLADASLFAGGLKSVLDAMGAISTKNPNRNYLITKTLLDGESSWIIFPEGRMVKNKKLVNDGRFESQVDKLVHRPRSGAAVIALQSEFYRERLRRMKTINPKEFARLIDWFEIKDPEKVLSQTTYVVPTNITYYPMRAKENLLSSLAQKLMENPSQKVMDELMTEGSMILSGVQVDIRFANPIKMADYFNNSFIESDLTSRRKIFFSRRMCSAPIIKAASQEILHKFMADVYGMTTLNYDHIFTCLVKYMPPSSLGIDPYDLRCRAYLAIAGKMMETGRCFHNDFYDNQIHLLTDDRNKRFATFLDTALETGVLYVKNNGKLFKRQDKFEADVGFQGVRMKNPLYVVANEVEPLQDIVMFIKGIAEKSAVEIEQQIRHGLMDKALRDYDLDYEKVGTPSETFDKEAGRPILFEPSQGRPGILLIHNYLACPKEMKPLADFLSALGYTVFVPRLKGHGTAPEDLSQTSYKDWIDSVEEGYVILKHRTPSVFVGGFFTGAGLALELASRIPEIDGIFAVSPPLNLKDAGWQSSTAAEFWHRMLQKARFVDKKLDKGMKNTCSICYHQNPAKGMKALEKLIKYMEERLSFVTAPLLFLQSGKQFHSNTANAEKLFKLVSSNRKDFFFFNVDCHNILSGRDSTRVFRSIADFFALVEQERYQSMGK
- a CDS encoding Hsp70 family protein, whose translation is MDLQDKRYVVGIDLGTTNSAVSYADLTGIDTNRAGAGIGNEIKVFRVPQLTGPGEFTPAPVLPSFLYIPGDYDVSKDALKHPWKKENDLFAGVFAREHGSQIPSRLVSSAKSWLCHSRADREAPILPWGSQNVDKISPVKATSEYLRHIRKAWNHWVKDEDLFLENQFTVITVPASFDEAAREYTLKAARDAGFSKNITLLEEPLAAFYAWVTRHEHDWQSHVKADDLILVCDVGGGTTDFTLISLKEAQGSPRFERVAVGDHLILGGDNIDLTLARYVASKFKQKANLTADQWKTLSYKCRAAKETLLLDSDKKGDETRVRIVLRGEGRSLIANTLSADLEKDELEDILCKGFFPEVEPSLANPKKAGKAMAEFGLPYEQEPAITRHIGWFLERHRESVKALLGKDPIPDHILFNGGSLKPSVFQSKIRSAIGKWFSCEDQSLPKLLDNNDPDLSVALGASYYGLVKQGIGVRVGSGSPRSYYIGIASDKFQDKHRSQSGSYDATCENVLCVVERGLDEGSLIQLPQMEFEVVTNQPVLFSMFSSSFRSGDKSGDILQVDDSLTPLPPLKTIIKFGKKGESKRIPVKVEVEYTEMGTLAMWCRSNVSSHRWKLQFQLREPQIGEANESEVYDDDTVNNVRKLLTDAFSGSADRAQLPSVVKNIEKLVETKKNKWPLSFLRAVADHLIANVKWRGNSPEHEIRWLNLTGFCMRPGFGDAFDEARIPKLWKVYLQRSLFSKAKQNAVEWWIFCRRIAGGLTAGQQRQFFQDVSSYLLADNGAGKKVPKQEMTEVWMAAANMERLLIKDKIALSKKLIPQLKPGKTPHQMFWALSRIGARELLYGSVDRVVPAKEVERWTKRLMKINWTPKDQVAAALAQILRKTGDRTRDVSPEIIQIMVPWLEQMQAPKKSLNMIQTVIPIESADEASIFGESLPQGLILKH
- a CDS encoding SDR family NAD(P)-dependent oxidoreductase; this translates as METLCPEQTAPEDEKSILEDIDRCIKVLETLADRSELLAKICEADRIALIKAAGKISRPDKAEIKKRNKDKKRQMRLAAVAKERQMRAQTGIRKAREASVFKAPPRLEGPAVEIHKTAEHLDSPRNCYVCKAKFTLLHHFYDSMCPECAQLNYQKRFQTASLEGQIAVITGSRLKIGYQATVMMLKAGARVIATTRFPKDSALRFSKEPDFGQWGHRLHIYGLDLRHIPSVELFCDHVKQTYSRLDILINNAAQTVRRPPGFYAHLMDTEQKNISSLPPEAAMLLGHYRDCVAQVTTNLPRDVGGEDVLPVSWNGTTPGIGLRQSAQLSQIPYSYDHSIDAPQVFPEKILDADLQQVDLRKTNSWRLKLGEIETAEMLEIQLVNNVAPFVLCNRLAQIMKTDFTGQKHIVNVSAMEGKFLRFKKGSRHPHTNMAKAALNMLTHTAAEDLAKYGIYMNAVDTGWVTDEDPARLAQLKQERHDFQPPLDIVDGAARICDPFFHGILTGKHWCGKFLKDYFPIDW